DNA sequence from the Lycium barbarum isolate Lr01 chromosome 5, ASM1917538v2, whole genome shotgun sequence genome:
CTAATAAATGGAAACAAAAGGATTATATTCATATACAATGGaaaaattataatataaaaatatagtTTTAACTAAATATTATTCAAAACCAATTTTATCTTCTCTATTACATTTAAACCCTTACTTGATGAAATCTAATCTATTTGTATTTAATTAGAGGCTTAAACATTCTTATTATTCCGATATTGACTAGTAATAAataaagtgcataatttaccaatgtgtccatattaattagtgcatatttttattgaatttaaaaaaataatttgaagtgagtaattaatactatggataaaataaaaaataaaaaactatcttctcttgatatgctaaaagtgataaataaaagtaaaaatttatttttgaaatactAAACCAGTAAAAGGGAACGGAAGGCATAATATATATTTCTTTGTTTGCTAAAATTAACcggtcaaattatttttttgagcacGAAGTCTAGTAAAATGAAAGGGAGGGAGTCAATTATGGCTCCCGCTCTCTTGGAAATGATGAAATAGAAGTTACTAGAAAAAACTTGAGAAGATGAAGTAAACCTCCACCGTTAGATAAGTTGTTTGAAGAACCCTCGATGGTTGACACGTATGCAAATACACAGCGTCCCACAGTTTTCCCTTTCCATAAAATAAGAGAAAGGGGCGACGTTATTCCGAATGCTTCTGATGATGAGAGGTTTACGGTTACTGAGTACGAGAAATCTGAACTCGTGGCCGTTGATTTACCGTCGTTATTCTTCTTTCTCGACGTCTCCGTTAAATGCGGCTCCCGTTAACGTGCTTCTGGGCGAGCAATTAGGTGCGAAAGCGGAGAGTAGTGCGCCGAATTTACTTCAGCCAGGTGTCATTGTCTATGACGGCGTTTGTCATCTCTGTCACAACGGTATTCTCGACTTGTTATCTTTTGTGCTTTTAGCTATGTATTGCATTTGTGTATTGGAAGCTTTAAATGAGTGTACCAACGGTATTCTCAACTTGATTACGTTTATTGTACCGTTTTTTGTGTTTCTAGTTAAATTAGCGGTCTTCATTTTAATTTTGAAAGTGAAATTAACAATTCGACATGAAGAACTATTGAGGTTGATATTTTTTCAGTCTCCAATCATATGTTCACTTGAAATTTGAATGATCTATATATTTGCATTTGTGCTTTGCTTATTGCTTTGATTTCTTACTATAACTGTGTCTCGGAAGTTGTAAACAAGTATTGTACTGTGTTTACTAGTTACATTTGCAATCGTTAATTAAATTTTGAAAGTGAAATTATCAATCTGGTATGAGGAACTCTTAAGGTTGGTACAGTCACAGCTATATATCTACATTTAAGGCTCCAGTCATATCTTTTAGCTTGGCGACTTGAAATTTGAATTTCTTCTTGTGTCTAATGGAGGGATTTCTGCTTGTCTGATGTGAAATGGTTAACATTCAGTCATCGTGAAAAAAGCATCCGATGCACACTTGCAAGCTCAAGTTGTTGCATTGTGTATTCTCTGTCCTGTTTGTGACACAATGTATCCTGTGATCATGTACGAGTTGTGCAGCAGGATTGTTGAGGTAAATAGCAGGCAATTTCCCCTCGTTTAAGCAagacatagagcccgtttggcttagcttataagttgctgaaaacagcttataagttgtttctaGCTTTTTTGAGCCttgggcttataagctgttttcagcttataaactgctttttttaagctaagccaaacgggcctaTAGTATTTAGCTTTATCCTGTGCTTTTCAGGAGCATGCATAATTTGAACTGTGAGCATTTTGATGTTCCTGAGCTATATTCCGCTGACCAAGGCTCTTCAACCATTAATAACTGCTTTATTtcttttaaaaggaaaaaatatatggACAGAACCACTATGTTTCAGTGACATATGTAATCAAATTGAATAGGATTTCAACATTTGTCACAATCTTTACCGTTTCGGGAACACAAGCAAGATAGCTTGCTTACTATCCTAGTAGTGTATTTTGGCGAGCATTTGGATTGGATGAAGCTTACTTGTACATACAGACAAACAGAAAGCTTAAATTTTCAGTAGTGTCTTATTGCCTCAACTAGTTTGGGATTGAAGCATAGTTGCTTGAATGTCTCATTGGATGATGCGGGAATGGTTGTCTTTAGGTATAAACTACTGGTGGCATTGACAGGGGAGCGGGGGGACCATGCATAATTGGTGGTCTAAGTGTATTTGAGTTTCTTGCCATTTTATGTGTAGGTGTGAAATGGGTGATTAAAGCTGACAGGGATAGGAAAATCAAGTTCTGTTGCTTGCAGTCAAAGGCTGCTGAACCTTACATGGATGTGTGTGATCTTGATCGAGATGACGTTCGTCGTCGCTTCTTATTTATTGAAGGCCCAGGTTTATACCATCAAGGCTCCACTGGTTAGAACCATCCCCCTGTATTACTTGTATCAACTTGACTATCTCTTCATTGTGGTTTCGCAATTGTTGccattatatttttatttatttatttgtatatcCGAGTAGCATCTAACATTTCTACGGGAGCCTGGCCAACTTGTAAAGGAAGTGCATCTGACTGCTTTCTGAGTTGTCCTCTCATGAATTACACAATCCTTCTTATTTGGAAGACAGGAAGTTGTTGGCAAATATACTATGACAAATAGCTATAATAAAGTTATTTTAGGCAGTTTGCTCTAAGTGGACCTAAAATTCTGGTGACGTGGATATTGATGAGCTCATTGCTAGCGTGAAGAGCTATGAGCTAGCTCCTACTGCCAGGCCTTTGGCAACTTTAACTCACCATGATTTCGGACGTGGCTGCTGTCTATGTGGTTCCAGCTGATAGAATCGAAATTGTAATTTATTGTTCTACCCTTTGTTTCAAGGTGCATATAAACAACGAGATTTAGAGCATTTAGGGTTATCTGAACTGGTATTTTGGGAAATCAACGTGGCCGTGGCTATGGGGAATTTGATTGTTGTCTTGAGTTTTTATAGTGGAATGGAGTTAAGAATCACAAGTTGTTGATATCCTGTCCGTGCTCCTGCCGCATACTTTCCTTTTCTCATTTAGTAGGAGATAAGAATTGATAGCTAGTAATATGATATATTGGAAGGCAGTATCCATGAGTCTGAATTAGATGTTTTTTCGGTAAGGAAGTCTGAAGTAGATGGTCTTGTGTCAGGTAAAAACAGTTGATCAGAGAGGTGAGAAAGGTCGCAAGGAGAGTTTTGGCGTTATACATTATTTTTCCTGTCATAATTCACGACTTGTCGTTTTGCTTTTTTAAAGTTTTCAATAGTTTGAAAATCCTGGAATAACTTGATGGGTAACTTACCAGTCATAAATTggtgggaaaaaaaaaattgtctaaaCTTTTATACTAATCAAATCTCAAGGGTAATAATTATTGGCTAGATCAACCCCTTCTATGGCTAGTCATGGTTCATCTAAACTCGAAAGTGGAATACTGAGTTTCATAGACTGCTGGCTTTCTGTACGTGGAAATCCAGTGTGAGTAGCAGCTTTTCTGCAGCTTCTTTTACTCTTGCACAATCAAGCAGTATGTTGCTTTAGTTGTTCTTTCCTAGAATCAAAAAATATGTTGCTGCTTTTGTTGTTTCGTTACTAGAATTGGAATGGGCTGGTTTATTCATTTGCCCATTTTCCCAACATTTCTGTGACAATGCTGTGCAAATCACAAGTGTAATGTATCTGACTTTTGCTGCAGCTGCACTGAGAGTTCTAGCTCACTTGCCATTACCTTACTCTGCCCTGAGTGCTCTCATGATTGTACCTAAACCTTTAAGGGATGCTGTATACGATCACGTTGCCAAGAAGCGGTATAAATGGTTTGGGAAGAGTGATGAATGCTTGGTCCTCCGGGAGCAAGACTTGTTTGACCGCTTCATTGATAGGGAAGAGTTGCTTGAACGTAGCCGATCAGTTCTGTGAATAGCTGCTTCAATGAGTTAGAGAGTGGAGGTAGTCATAAGGAATTGTCAATTGACATTCTTTTGGAGTTGTAAGTATGGAGTCATCAGTAGTATACTGCTCAATACACTAGATAAGCATGAGTGTGGAGCACTGGGGATACCTTCGTTTTTTGTCATTGATGAAGGTATAACACGTTCAAGGGGAAGAAACTGTCTAGTTACTTCTACAGGAATTCATAGTAGGTGCTTTGCCATGTTGGTTAGCCACTGGCATTCAGTTGTACATTTGAACCTTTTGGCTGTTGAGTGCTTAATCAATTCAAAGCAACTTTGGTTTCATAATGTTTTCCATGGCTGTGTCTTCGTTCCCTTCCTTTACTTTGTAGTGTTTTCCGTGGCACTTTCTTCACCTTTTTGTTGTCTTGCTTTATTTTGTTATTATGTTATCTCGTTTACTTTCTACTATCAGTGTCTCATTATTTAACTCATTGAATTCTTTGCACTGGAGATATTTTTCTTTGCTCATCTTTGAAAACCTTTGAAGTCTTGGGCAAATTCTATCGACCTTAGAGATCTTCAAATATAAAACTTCTCATCCACATGCTGTTGGAGGAAATTCCTTCTATCTATTGATGGACTTAGCTGTGATGAACCACTTTACCAACACTGCTTCTATTACTCCAACAACGAAAAGGAATTACAATTCAATTCAATGTATGTAAACTACTGCAAAGACCATAACACTGGTCTGGAATGATTGAATTGAAAATACAGGATAGATAGAAGGGAGATGAGAACCTCAGACTAAGAATGGAGATGAGAGGAATCAGACACTTTACTCAACAATTCACATAACCCCAATTGCTCCTACAGGACACTATCAGCCTGGATCCCAAACATGACCATTAGGTGTTGAGCTGCTTCTGCCCGAGGGTCCTATGCAGTATTTCCACTGGCCCATTTATTAATACTGGTTTGGGCCCATTCATAACATTAGCTACACCATTTCCTTTTTTTGTGCgaattgcccttcaaaagcactggtcattaatttttgtccctaaaatttgaaatctttaatttttgccctttatcTAAAACTCATGAGTTTCGGGTTTGAACCCCCGTTCAGGAAAAAAAATTGTAAGGCAGAGGTTTAGATTCGCTAGGCAGAGTTTGTCATCGGGCAGTAGTTTTCCTTATGTTCgaaggcaaactctgccttaagggagATTTTGCAGGCAACTATGCCTAATGGCTTACAAAATTATGACTGAGGTCTAACTTTGgcttgcaaaactctgcctgcaggTAGAATTTGCAGGCAAACAATGCCTGATGGCTTGTAAAATTATGCCTGAGGCCCGACTTTGGCTTGCAAAACTATGCCTGAGGCCCAAACTTAGGCTTGCAAAATTCTGgctgcaggtagagttttgcattcaaaacccTACCTGCAGGtaaagttttacatttaaaattctgcctgaggcctaactttgctataaaactctgccttgtgattttttttttctaagtgggGATtcaaaccccaaacctcatggtattaggcgaaggacaaaaattaaagataacCAATTTgctgggcaaaaattaaagatcaccccaaaataagggcattcctgcgaattgcccgcaCCATTTTAAGGTGAATATACATGTTGGTAATAGATTCCGGATCACATGTATGTCTGTACTGCACTGGCTTAAAGACACAGAGCTTCTTGAACATTGCGTTACACCTTATTTTGTATAACATCGAATATGTGAACATTGAGCAGAGAGTTGCAAAGTTTAAAAATTGACAATGTGTATCAAATATAACAAAGTGCCATAGTGTACACATAATAGCATTATCGCCTAAACCAGCCTCAAATTATGAGAATGAGAAACCTTGCAGACTAGTTTCTATGTGATCCTCTAACTGCTAGTCCTATACTATCACAAACTACTGTAAGGGAGGCGCATAAGTTTGCTCTCCTACCATGtcaaaacaaaaaatataacTAGCTTGCATCAAAATTTCGGCAACGGATTTTGGTTGTTGGATTTATCTTTTCTTGCCACTATTCCATTCCTTCCAATCATTGTCAACATGACTTTGTGCCCATTTGACTGCAGCTCTCGCAGCCTGTGGTCCTCCTGGTAAACCCCTCTCGTTTATAGTATCTGCCATATCGATGAATGGAACAACCAGTAGTGTTCCTGGACCACCGTACTCAGCATGCAAGAATTCGTTGAGAATCTGTTTGAGAAATTATTTGAACCAATGTATTTACATATCAGTATACTTTCAGCTCCAGGAAATTTCAGCTTCAAACAAGAAAATAACAAGGGAAACCTCGAAAAGCTACGAGGGAAAAAGCATCTTGGCCAAGGTTACTCTTAGCCGGAAAAGATGCTGTGCAAAAGATTTACATTCAACTACCAGGGATATTGGTACCTTTATACTTAATCGCGTAACTTATCCCCTAATAAAATTGTCAATGCTTTGTCTATTTGTTCCCCGAGCAAGAACTTAGTCCAGTTTAGATGAGTTCAGAAAGAATAGAAAATCATATGCATCAATCAATGAACAAAATTCAATCGCCAGTTAGTTGAGTCGGCTGTATGAATCCTCTATATTTATTCAGCTCTATTCAGGTCCAAATGGTGGCGATAAAATAGGATATGAAGTATTTGAACAGAGTACACGAAACTGCAGCATCGATTGCAAAACATGCCTACCATTGGGTCACCCTTCTGACTAGAAGATCCTAGCTTTATTTCATTGATACGACACAGTCTGAAAGTGAAATCATTAAAATCCATTGCCTTGATGCTATTAACTCCCTCCTACTACAAGGGGTGATGACTGATAACTACTGTGATTATCTAACATCAAAAGAGGGACACGCATTGATAGTAGAATCTTGCATAATGAACATATTATAAGATCTCACTACATAACTTCATCTAAAGCAGAAGCAACGTTTTGGGCGCGACGCAACACTGTTGAAATGTAAAATTCACCAATAGCCACTTTTAAGCCCATGTAATTGAAAACTAACGAGTCAGAGAATTCTACATTTTTCACAAGTGGAAATCCGTGCCACTGTAATGGAATTTCACATGTGGAATTTGAAATCAAATTTCACGATATTGGTATTTTTTTCAAGGATAAAACGGATAAGTAGTGAGTGAACCCTATTTGTACGCTCTTGAATCACCACCACTACCAACAACACAcctagtgtaatctcacaagtgagcTCTGAGGAGGGTAAAGtctatgcagaccttacccctacctagAGATTGTTTCCAATAGACTCTCAGTTTAAGTAAAGCATTTCAAAGAAGTATGAAAAAGGGAATACAAAAATAAAagcagtaacaacaacaacaacaacaacaaaatagtGCGAAAGGACGGTAACAACAACGAAATAATGTGATAACCAAAGCTAAAAAAACACAGGTGGTAACAGAAATATACAGCAAATAAACGCATAAAGAACTCAATGAACAAATAGTGGAAGTACCTCAGTGCAGATTCCAACAATTTCATCAACAGAATCACCATAAACATCCTTCTTCTTTGGAAGTTTCTTCAGCAAATGATCTCTAAACTTCTCCGTTTCCTAAAAAACCCCCACAAAACCCAATAAAAATCCAATCTTTTTAACAAACAGGAAAACAAAAGTAACCCAATTaaataaaaagaataaaaagactaagaaaaaaaaaaactcacggCATCAGCAAACTCAGGAATGGGGTCAGGAAATTTGTATTCAGCGGCTCTGcaaataagattttcttgatttctacTACTTGTGCTATGGATAAAGCGTTTGGGAGAAACCCAAGTTGAAATAGATGAAACACAATTGAGTGAAgttgaaattggaagataaataCAAggcaaagaagaagaaagaagaatggaTGAAGAGACAAGAGATGTTGCTGAAGCCATTTTAGCTCTCAGTGTTAAACACTCACTCTCCTCCTCTCTCTTATCTTCTTGCTCCTTTTTAAATCTTTATTTACCCACTAATGTGGGGAATAATTGTTTAGTTTGCGGATTATTTTGGGATTATaagattataatttttggattaATTTATTCTATGAGATAAAATAATTTCAAGTTTGATGGATATGTATAATTAAGTTTGGATTAAATTTATACTGTATTTagttaaaaatataaatttatcatGTGATAATTGTATCATCAATTAAACATAATAATATAAATTTAATCTCAAACTCAATTATGGCATAATCTACTTTACCCCACCTTCCTCAGATTCGGGTACAAATTTAAAGATTTTATCACATAAATTTTAGGATACATGAGTATTTATCGGGATCTGGCTGCAGATATGAATAGTAAAATTCTATTATGGCatattactatataatataagaggtcctcacaataattttttaattttttaaattttttttaattaattacttttaggttctaatcttatttatttaagtcaatttttttattttttgtttttaaagtctacttttcaaaagctatcgaatcTGGGGACTTtcgtagtcctcacaataatttccattttttttaaaaattttttaattaattacttttaggtcctaatcttatttatttaagtcaatttttttattttttgtttttaaggtctacttttcaaaagctattgaaccttctacctcatttttcatgttctttggttttctggttggtgctcgatatccgcatttgagcccaactAATCCacataattcgcactgtatcgcgcctattcggggggagcgcttcctccaaagattttttccatatccatgttcgaacccctaaaccctaattaagagaggggcaactccatccgctgcacaagttaaattatgtatttgtcttaaaagttcattaactatgtatagattatttatttagaactaaataacttcagaaaattaggatacataagttataaatgtcaaattcagctccacatttgatttgaagtaaataatttcatcaaaatggaagttaaaatattaaaggagtggaatgaaaattttgctttcatataactaccacttgtgggattacaatgggtatatggtggttgttgttgttgtacacttgtactagcacaaattatatttctttagttacaatatctacttttatatcttgagtttgagtCCGGgtttagcacgggcctcacataactagtatatatataagtatatattttaattaattaaagttatacAATTATATTAATAAAACTTAATTCTTAATAGATACCTCACAATTTGTTTATAAGATAATCGTGTAATAGCAAATCGTTATCATCCTAATATTAAactcaaaaatcaaatcaaatcaaatacGCAATTAATTTATATTTCATGGTTATAGATATAGAAGTCAAAGCACCTTAAGTTAGTTGACTAAATTTGATACGGATGAAGAGAAAGTATTGTCTGTCTTTTCAAAACATGGGTTTGGGCTAATGAATTGAATTTTACATGTAGCCCATTCAACAAGGGGGAAAATTTCACGTAAGGACAACCTACTTACATACATTGCAATAATATGGCCTATGTACATCTTTGCAAAGCTGTAGCTCAGACACAACAGGTCAAGATTAAAAagggtaaactttttttttttttttgccaattcCACAGACTACTATTGTCGGTGGCCATTGGGGGGTTTGACATTGACCCCTACCTTTAGTGGCAgattcaggattttcattcagggtgttcgaaaaaaagaagaagctaaatatacactgtaattttttttcgagggtgttcaaaagttaatatatgcacataaacacaaaaaatttatcatatatatacactgtaattttttgccgagagtGTTCGCGTGAACACCCTGGCTCCCCAGTAGATCCGCCCCTACCTACCTTGTTCATAGAATACGCAAAAATATACATGGGAGGAGGGTTGCGTCATGACTCCCTCGACAATTTACTGAGAAGATTCCTCTATAAGCATGGCCCTATAGCTAAACAGAACATTGCTAATTAGAAAGCAACTTCTAATTAGCTATGTTCTCAATCAATCTATGACACTATGGTACATCATAATCAGAAAGAAAGAAAAGCCTACTAATTTTACAAAGGGCATGTAATACATTCAGCTTGAAGGTACTATCAATTGCCCGACAAAAAATGGCTATCATTCTATACAAAAAATTATGGTTCTTAATGTTTTGAGTTCCTTTGATCTTCTTCTGCATGCAGCTTCTCCTATTTCTTTTGTTGTTGTGCTTTATTTTATCTTGACTGTCTGATCTTGAAATTTGCCATTTGAGTTTTATCCATCCTTGTTGCTCCTCTAGCTTTACTTGGTATTTCCTGCATAGAATTGAATACATTAGTTATCTGACTATGTTGAGAGTTACTACCAAATTTGGCTAATGCATCAGCTACTGTGTTTGCTTCCCTGAAACAATACTGAATTTTGATGTGCCTTCTTTCAATGGTCCTCTTCATATGCTCTACTTCTTGTGTAAACTCCCATGGGGTGGTATATGATCCCTCTAACCATTTGACAACCAGCATAGAGTCCATCTCTAAAATGCAGTTGTTGATACCCTTGTGTTCCATCTAGCTGATTCCAAAAGAAGCTACCTTGATCTCTGCACTACTGTTGGAAGTATTGCAAAGATTTGGCAAAAGCCGTAATGATATCACCATTTGAATCTCTAGCAACTCCCCCAATTCCAGCTTTGCCAACTTGAGCTAGACTACTTCCATCAGTGTTTATCTTGATAACATTATGTGGAGATTTGTCCCAAATGATAGGTCTGCTAGATAGCCTAGTTTTGTAAGCCTCCATTATGTTACAAATCCCTCTCCAGTTGCAATTTGGTTCCAGTTTATAAGCTTTCTTGTTCATGAAAATTTTGAGGTGTTGAGTGACCTCATAGTAGATCTTGTTGACAGAGTAGTTCTTACGACCATATTTAACAGAGCTCTAGAATTTCCAAAGTTCCCAGCAAATAAAGACAGGCAAACTTTGGCAAATTACTCTGATTATTGAATTCTTAGTGTTAAAGTTCCACCAGGACATTATCATGGATTGGATACTTTGTCTCTGCATATTGATGCCCAATGGTCCTCCAAAGAATTTCCACACTTTACTAGGCACAACTCCATTAATGAAAACATGAACAACAGTTTCTTCTTTGGGATGTTCACAACAAATACACTCAGAGTCAGCTATCCTAGCATAGTCTTTTATACTATCATATATAGGGAGCT
Encoded proteins:
- the LOC132641408 gene encoding uncharacterized protein LOC132641408, giving the protein MLLMMRGLRLLSTRNLNSWPLIYRRYSSFSTSPLNAAPVNVLLGEQLGAKAESSAPNLLQPGVIVYDGVCHLCHNGVKWVIKADRDRKIKFCCLQSKAAEPYMDVCDLDRDDVRRRFLFIEGPGLYHQGSTAALRVLAHLPLPYSALSALMIVPKPLRDAVYDHVAKKRYKWFGKSDECLVLREQDLFDRFIDREELLERSRSVL
- the LOC132641409 gene encoding protein PLASTID REDOX INSENSITIVE 2, chloroplastic-like: MASATSLVSSSILLSSSLPCIYLPISTSLNCVSSISTWVSPKRFIHSTSSRNQENLICRAAEYKFPDPIPEFADAETEKFRDHLLKKLPKKKDVYGDSVDEIVGICTEILNEFLHAEYGGPGTLLVVPFIDMADTINERGLPGGPQAARAAVKWAQSHVDNDWKEWNSGKKR